A genomic region of Aureimonas populi contains the following coding sequences:
- a CDS encoding glycosyltransferase family 2 protein produces the protein MNADGESPAQDGPLVSIVIPTYNRMATLPATIESVRAQTYANIELVIVDDRSSDGTREFLNGLDLPFPVVVLFHEARQGGAVARNTGIAAASGEYVAFLDSDDVWHGEKLARQMRRLKALGPGYEACFCGWASVNSSGQPFYVRSSSLEGDVHAALVRENFIGTTSAFLASRARILEVGGFDPALKACQDWDLYLKLAKVTRFANVRDCLLDYLDDRSERISTNPRSRMRGHLRVYAKHRRAFLRGDRREAAAFRLYIADCLMHLGRTKLARNLMLGAFRRDPLSPTVLLRMGVVWTRRAPSDYANALKTLQAYRRRTERVTRRLPAFGGR, from the coding sequence ATGAACGCTGACGGAGAAAGCCCCGCGCAGGACGGGCCCCTCGTCTCGATCGTCATCCCCACCTACAATCGCATGGCAACGCTTCCGGCCACCATCGAAAGCGTGCGCGCCCAGACCTACGCCAATATCGAGCTCGTCATCGTGGACGATCGATCGAGCGATGGAACCCGCGAGTTCCTGAACGGCCTCGACCTGCCCTTTCCAGTCGTCGTGCTCTTTCACGAGGCCCGGCAGGGCGGCGCCGTGGCACGCAACACGGGCATCGCGGCCGCCTCCGGCGAGTATGTCGCCTTCCTGGACAGCGACGATGTCTGGCACGGCGAGAAGCTTGCCCGGCAGATGCGGCGGCTGAAGGCGCTCGGCCCCGGTTACGAGGCCTGCTTCTGCGGCTGGGCCTCGGTCAATTCCAGCGGCCAGCCCTTCTATGTCCGCTCATCGTCGCTGGAGGGCGACGTTCACGCTGCGCTCGTGCGGGAAAACTTCATCGGCACGACATCCGCCTTCCTCGCCAGCCGCGCGAGAATCCTGGAGGTGGGCGGGTTCGACCCCGCGTTGAAGGCCTGCCAGGACTGGGATCTCTACCTGAAGCTGGCCAAGGTCACGCGGTTTGCCAATGTCAGGGATTGCCTGCTCGACTATCTGGACGACCGCTCCGAGCGCATCTCCACCAATCCCCGCTCGCGGATGCGCGGGCACCTGCGCGTTTACGCCAAGCATCGCCGCGCCTTCCTGCGAGGCGACAGGCGGGAGGCCGCCGCCTTCCGCCTCTATATCGCCGATTGCCTGATGCATCTCGGCAGAACGAAGCTTGCGCGGAACCTCATGCTCGGCGCCTTCCGGCGCGACCCGCTTTCGCCGACCGTTCTCCTTCGCATGGGCGTCGTCTGGACCCGGCGCGCGCCGTCCGATTATGCAAATGCGCTCAAGACGCTCCAGGCTTATCGACGCCGCACCGAGCGGGTCACGAGGCGCCTTCCCGCCTTCGGCGGGCGCTGA
- a CDS encoding sugar transferase, translating into MSGRAYAIDRRREATPAPPRHLWKRAFDVAFALVMLLFIAPLLLIIAAGLLIADGRPIFYRQKRIGYRGREFGCLKFRSMAKDADARLHDLLSVSEESRREWEASRKLASDPRIHPLGRILRRTSLDELPQFMNVLKGDMSVVGPRPIVHEEMSRYGAQIAHYTSVRPGVTGLWQVSGRNSVSYNERVTMDVEYVGGISPAKDAKILLKTVRIVLTGAGDH; encoded by the coding sequence TTGAGCGGCCGCGCATACGCGATCGACCGCAGGCGGGAGGCCACGCCCGCGCCGCCGCGGCATCTCTGGAAGCGCGCATTCGACGTCGCCTTCGCCCTCGTCATGCTCCTCTTCATCGCCCCTCTCCTCCTCATCATCGCGGCCGGGCTGCTCATCGCGGATGGCCGGCCCATCTTCTACAGGCAGAAGCGCATCGGCTACCGGGGCCGGGAGTTCGGCTGCCTGAAGTTCCGCTCCATGGCCAAGGACGCCGATGCCCGGCTGCACGACCTTCTCAGCGTGTCGGAGGAGAGCCGCCGCGAATGGGAAGCGTCCCGGAAGCTGGCAAGCGATCCGCGCATCCACCCCCTCGGCCGCATCCTGCGCCGGACCAGCCTGGACGAGCTTCCGCAATTCATGAATGTCCTGAAGGGGGACATGAGCGTCGTCGGCCCCCGCCCCATCGTCCACGAGGAGATGAGCCGCTACGGCGCCCAGATCGCGCACTACACCTCCGTTCGCCCCGGCGTCACCGGGCTCTGGCAGGTCAGCGGCCGCAACTCCGTGAGCTACAATGAGCGCGTGACGATGGACGTGGAATATGTCGGGGGAATCTCGCCGGCGAAGGATGCGAAGATTCTGCTGAAGACGGTCCGCATCGTGCTCACCGGCGCGGGCGACCACTGA
- a CDS encoding DUF6056 family protein — translation MTMGIDRHHRLEAAQWLAVLVLLLPYLLLSLFAQPAQDDFCYATWLSDRSFFDNQLWVYQEKGGRYVATFLLNLSEIGGAFEHIYPALVVAGLALTVLALWTLFTAMNASSAGALRPRDLLWLSLAVLLLILSKSDTPAQIFYWLPGLFSYQFGVLLLIAASSASIRLLKGAGGRSAFWAGAVLLVAVLLLPGVNELFVPFSLALVGSLVLVAFARGSPARWLFALALALLVATSLVSVLAPGNMARVGWESAEGRQNIVGAAAASLEWSLLRTLRWMSDVSLFALAIPAALLLGAHHVAPGRLLPLVQDRTAWVKVALLGVALWATVFVVALPVVYALGGLPYNRIINTAYTLFLLVWIALACLLANEFLRWRSIAPRSLLLASAAGIALSVAGSQNFLDAVREVVHLPETMRQIEARRQAILAADVGGVLNLAPLRPQPAFVMMGDITTDPGHWTNDCYARYLGVPAVRLSEDGAVRP, via the coding sequence ATGACCATGGGCATCGACAGGCACCATCGCCTCGAAGCCGCGCAGTGGCTGGCCGTGCTTGTCCTGCTGCTTCCCTACCTCCTGCTCAGCCTGTTCGCACAGCCCGCGCAGGATGATTTCTGCTACGCCACCTGGCTGTCGGATCGCAGCTTTTTCGACAATCAGCTCTGGGTCTATCAGGAGAAGGGCGGGCGCTACGTCGCGACCTTCCTCCTCAATCTCTCCGAGATCGGGGGCGCCTTCGAGCATATCTATCCCGCTTTGGTCGTGGCCGGGCTGGCGCTGACCGTGCTGGCGCTCTGGACCCTCTTTACGGCCATGAACGCGTCCAGCGCGGGTGCTCTTCGCCCGCGCGATCTGCTCTGGCTGTCCCTGGCCGTCCTTCTTCTCATCCTCAGCAAGTCCGATACGCCCGCGCAGATCTTCTACTGGCTGCCCGGCCTGTTCAGCTATCAGTTCGGCGTCCTGCTCCTCATCGCCGCGTCCAGCGCCTCGATCCGCCTGCTCAAGGGTGCGGGTGGCCGCAGCGCCTTCTGGGCGGGCGCGGTCCTCCTTGTGGCCGTCCTCCTGCTGCCCGGCGTGAACGAGCTGTTCGTGCCCTTCTCGCTCGCGCTGGTGGGAAGCCTCGTCCTCGTCGCCTTCGCCAGGGGCAGCCCCGCGCGCTGGCTCTTCGCCCTCGCACTCGCCCTTCTCGTCGCCACCTCGCTCGTCTCGGTCCTCGCGCCGGGCAACATGGCGCGGGTCGGCTGGGAGAGCGCCGAGGGCCGGCAGAATATCGTCGGCGCGGCCGCCGCTTCCCTGGAATGGTCGCTCCTCAGAACCCTGCGCTGGATGTCGGATGTGAGCCTGTTCGCGCTCGCCATTCCGGCGGCCCTGCTGCTCGGCGCCCACCATGTCGCGCCCGGGCGCCTCCTGCCCCTCGTGCAGGACCGCACCGCATGGGTGAAGGTCGCGCTCCTGGGTGTGGCCCTGTGGGCCACGGTCTTCGTCGTCGCCCTGCCCGTCGTCTATGCGCTGGGGGGTCTGCCCTACAATCGCATCATCAACACCGCCTACACCCTGTTCCTGCTGGTGTGGATCGCGCTTGCCTGCCTTCTGGCGAACGAGTTCCTTCGCTGGCGCAGCATCGCCCCCCGGTCGCTTCTCCTCGCCTCGGCGGCAGGCATCGCCCTTTCAGTGGCCGGTTCCCAGAATTTCCTGGATGCGGTGCGCGAGGTGGTGCACCTGCCCGAGACGATGCGCCAGATCGAGGCCCGCCGCCAGGCCATCCTCGCGGCGGATGTCGGCGGCGTCCTGAACCTTGCCCCCCTGCGGCCCCAGCCGGCATTCGTCATGATGGGCGACATCACGACCGACCCCGGCCATTGGACCAACGATTGCTACGCCCGGTATCTCGGCGTCCCCGCCGTGCGCCTGTCCGAGGACGGTGCGGTCCGGCCGTAG
- a CDS encoding glycosyltransferase family 4 protein, giving the protein MKILYHHRTKAKEGQFVHIEEMLRAFRDRGHEVVVVGPHEGDHDKFGSKSLSVTLLRRFMPRPLSELAEFCYSILAFFKLRKAYLAHRPDVIYERYSLFLLAGCLFARRYGVPFLLEINAPLYAERSADGGLALKAFARWTERVAWKSADLALPVTQVLAGDVREAGVPAERIHVIHNGINEQRFSGEDDGTVRRRELGLDGRLILGFVGFAKAWHGLDQVVDVLARDGEKHNLHLLVVGDGDVLSALRQKAEAMGVGRRVSITGVVPRESVAAYVATFDIALQPRVTSYASPLKVFEYLAFGKPIIAPDQPNIREILAHENQALLFDPQDCDAFGRAILRLCEDPALRERLGENARRTIAERGFTWAGNVVRIERLISRHRGTRASLAQKTSAPHLDIAAPSTRPSAD; this is encoded by the coding sequence GTGAAAATTCTGTACCATCACCGCACGAAGGCCAAGGAAGGCCAGTTCGTCCATATCGAGGAAATGCTGCGCGCCTTCCGCGATCGGGGGCACGAAGTCGTCGTCGTCGGCCCGCACGAGGGTGATCACGACAAGTTCGGCTCCAAGAGCCTTTCCGTCACGCTGCTGCGCCGTTTCATGCCGCGCCCGCTCTCCGAGCTGGCGGAGTTCTGCTACTCGATCCTGGCCTTCTTCAAGCTCCGGAAGGCCTATCTCGCCCACCGCCCGGATGTGATCTACGAGCGCTACAGCCTCTTCCTGCTCGCCGGCTGCCTCTTCGCCCGCCGCTACGGTGTTCCGTTCCTGCTGGAGATCAACGCGCCCCTCTATGCGGAGCGCTCGGCGGATGGAGGGCTCGCCCTCAAGGCCTTCGCCCGCTGGACCGAGCGTGTCGCGTGGAAGTCGGCCGACCTCGCCTTGCCTGTCACGCAGGTGCTGGCCGGCGACGTGCGGGAGGCCGGCGTTCCGGCCGAGCGCATCCACGTCATCCACAACGGCATCAACGAACAGCGCTTCTCGGGCGAGGACGACGGCACGGTGCGCCGGCGCGAGCTGGGCCTGGACGGCCGGCTCATCCTGGGCTTCGTCGGTTTCGCCAAGGCCTGGCACGGGCTCGACCAGGTGGTGGACGTGCTGGCGCGCGACGGGGAGAAGCACAATCTGCATCTTCTCGTCGTCGGCGATGGCGACGTTCTCTCCGCTCTGCGGCAGAAGGCCGAGGCGATGGGCGTGGGCCGGCGCGTGTCGATCACCGGCGTCGTCCCGCGTGAGAGCGTGGCGGCCTATGTCGCCACCTTCGACATCGCCCTCCAGCCGCGCGTCACCTCCTACGCTTCTCCGCTGAAGGTGTTCGAGTATCTCGCCTTCGGCAAGCCGATCATCGCGCCGGACCAGCCCAATATCCGGGAAATCCTGGCGCATGAGAACCAGGCGCTCCTGTTCGACCCGCAGGATTGTGACGCATTCGGCCGGGCCATCCTGCGCCTGTGCGAGGATCCGGCCCTGCGCGAGCGCCTGGGGGAGAACGCCCGGCGCACGATCGCCGAACGCGGCTTCACCTGGGCGGGCAACGTCGTTCGCATCGAGCGCCTGATCTCGCGCCACAGGGGCACGAGGGCCTCGTTGGCGCAGAAGACCAGCGCGCCGCACCTCGACATCGCCGCGCCGTCCACGCGGCCCAGCGCCGACTAG
- a CDS encoding GMC oxidoreductase: MPIFTLDKAEGGADSASAAFCIIGGGVAGLLVANRLAQAGQRVIVIESGLEVFDTQADGLNEIESSGRSYVGALTGRSRILGGSSSRWGGCMVPLTAHDLGPRPYISLPAWPLAPGELERHQPELDRLFHLDHSPYDSLDEPDLPPPYEDLVRRWPKWIAPKHRNVAVVLRETIRKNKNLTVWLGATAQDFVTNTESGRLESIVARGFNGRAITVRADRFVFAAGSLETTRLLLLMDRYSNGRIFEGCDALGHYFQDHLSRQLGEVEPMDRDATSRLFGRRYSAHVRRSLHLELSAEAQRKYAVSSAYARIEADVAAQRSIRWIKSNLKTGGNSFTIRQLINVVEDAGDISRLVFDRFAKKQLFMPKDVPITLSFVVEQVPQWENRLYLSQERDALGMPKAHLSWRTGEVEERTFRTCMEVTRAYWRACGLDKICSIRWDADLSDPVSLVAERAGDWAHPSGTTRMGTDPRTSVVRPDLECHHIPNVSVVSASTFPTAGASNPTLTLMRLALRCADTLLAESRKIAMPLAGGVLSTAATAGRPSGGQLAASSR; encoded by the coding sequence TTGCCCATTTTCACTCTCGACAAGGCTGAAGGTGGTGCCGATTCTGCCTCCGCGGCCTTCTGCATTATCGGCGGAGGGGTCGCCGGCCTTCTCGTCGCCAACCGTCTCGCGCAGGCCGGCCAGCGGGTGATCGTCATCGAAAGCGGCCTGGAGGTGTTCGACACCCAGGCCGACGGGTTGAACGAGATCGAATCCTCGGGCCGAAGCTATGTGGGCGCGCTGACCGGCCGCTCGCGCATCCTGGGGGGCAGCTCCTCGCGCTGGGGCGGTTGCATGGTGCCGCTGACGGCGCACGATCTTGGGCCGCGACCCTACATCTCCCTGCCGGCCTGGCCCCTGGCGCCGGGCGAGCTCGAGCGCCACCAGCCCGAGCTGGACCGCCTGTTCCACCTTGACCACAGCCCCTACGACTCGCTCGACGAGCCGGACCTGCCGCCTCCTTACGAGGATCTCGTCCGCCGCTGGCCCAAATGGATCGCCCCGAAGCACCGCAACGTGGCCGTGGTGCTGAGGGAGACGATCAGGAAGAACAAGAACCTGACCGTCTGGCTGGGCGCGACGGCCCAGGACTTCGTGACGAACACCGAGAGCGGGCGGCTCGAATCGATCGTGGCGCGCGGCTTCAATGGGCGGGCGATCACGGTGCGCGCCGACAGGTTCGTCTTCGCGGCCGGATCGCTGGAGACGACGCGGCTGCTCCTGTTGATGGACCGCTATTCCAACGGGCGCATCTTCGAGGGGTGCGATGCGCTGGGGCACTATTTCCAGGACCATCTCAGCCGCCAGCTCGGCGAGGTCGAGCCGATGGACCGGGATGCGACGAGCCGGCTGTTCGGGCGGCGCTACAGCGCGCATGTGCGCCGCAGCCTGCATCTCGAACTCTCCGCCGAGGCGCAGCGCAAATACGCCGTTTCGAGCGCCTACGCCCGGATCGAGGCGGATGTCGCCGCGCAGCGCTCGATCCGCTGGATCAAGTCGAATTTGAAGACCGGCGGCAACAGCTTCACCATCCGGCAATTGATAAATGTCGTGGAGGATGCGGGCGATATCTCCCGCCTCGTCTTCGACCGCTTCGCCAAGAAGCAGCTCTTCATGCCGAAGGACGTGCCGATCACGCTCAGCTTCGTCGTGGAGCAGGTTCCCCAATGGGAGAACCGCCTCTATCTGTCGCAGGAACGCGACGCGCTCGGAATGCCCAAGGCGCATCTCTCCTGGCGCACCGGCGAGGTGGAGGAGCGGACCTTCCGAACCTGCATGGAGGTTACCCGCGCCTATTGGCGCGCTTGCGGGCTCGACAAGATCTGCTCCATCCGCTGGGACGCCGATCTCAGCGATCCCGTCTCGCTCGTCGCGGAGCGGGCGGGGGACTGGGCGCACCCCTCCGGCACGACCCGCATGGGGACCGATCCGAGGACATCGGTGGTGCGGCCCGATCTCGAGTGCCACCACATTCCCAATGTGAGCGTCGTCAGCGCCTCGACCTTCCCCACGGCCGGGGCTTCGAACCCGACGCTCACGCTCATGCGGCTCGCCCTCAGATGCGCGGACACGCTGCTTGCCGAAAGCCGCAAGATCGCCATGCCGCTGGCGGGGGGAGTGCTTTCGACCGCCGCGACGGCGGGGCGGCCGTCCGGCGGGCAACTCGCGGCCAGCTCGCGATAG
- a CDS encoding glycosyltransferase family 2 protein, translated as MSASPSVIADTPREIDVIILSWNRADDTIETIRSALRQTGVAPRIWVVDQGSEPEQIGRIEAFAAGHANVTIQRLTYNSGVPGGRNIASFLGAAEIIVAIDNDAEFADETCLARTAERFADEPGLGVLGFRIVNHHTGALDRTSWNYPYDPDIFAERPFPATRFVGAGHAIRRAAFEAVGGYDDSLHFMEEEKDLAYRILDRGYLIAYEPAIVISHKISAEARVHWSSGRMFYMCRNVLYLDYKFNKPIRSKIRLSRIFLTKAAGQGLLASGLRGLVAGHWKGLRLLARGRRAEHLLSQKTLDYIWEHESRHYRAQPAQTSQVERVTPIAPAFARSRAALTSSAMEESHER; from the coding sequence ATGAGCGCCTCCCCTTCCGTCATCGCGGACACCCCACGCGAGATCGACGTCATCATCCTCTCGTGGAACCGGGCGGACGATACGATCGAGACCATCCGCAGCGCGCTGCGCCAGACGGGCGTCGCGCCGAGGATCTGGGTCGTCGACCAGGGCAGCGAGCCCGAGCAGATCGGGCGCATCGAGGCCTTCGCGGCAGGTCACGCCAATGTGACGATCCAGCGGCTGACCTACAATTCGGGCGTTCCGGGCGGCCGCAACATCGCCTCCTTCCTGGGCGCCGCCGAGATCATCGTGGCAATCGACAACGACGCGGAGTTCGCCGACGAGACGTGCCTCGCCCGCACGGCGGAGCGGTTCGCGGACGAGCCGGGCCTGGGCGTTCTGGGCTTTCGCATCGTCAACCACCACACCGGCGCGCTCGACCGGACATCGTGGAACTACCCCTACGACCCGGACATCTTCGCCGAGCGGCCCTTTCCCGCCACGCGCTTCGTCGGGGCGGGCCACGCCATCCGCCGCGCGGCCTTCGAGGCGGTCGGCGGCTATGACGACAGCCTGCATTTCATGGAAGAGGAAAAGGATCTCGCCTACCGTATCCTCGACCGGGGCTATCTGATCGCCTACGAGCCCGCTATCGTGATCTCGCACAAGATCTCGGCGGAGGCGCGCGTGCACTGGTCCAGCGGACGTATGTTCTACATGTGCCGGAACGTGCTTTATCTCGACTACAAGTTCAACAAGCCCATCCGGAGCAAGATACGGCTGTCGCGCATCTTCCTCACCAAGGCCGCGGGGCAGGGTCTCCTCGCCTCGGGCCTGCGCGGCCTCGTCGCCGGCCACTGGAAAGGGCTCAGGCTTCTCGCCCGCGGCCGGCGTGCCGAGCATCTTCTGTCGCAGAAGACGCTCGATTATATCTGGGAGCACGAATCGCGCCATTACCGCGCGCAACCGGCGCAGACGTCCCAGGTGGAGCGCGTCACGCCCATCGCGCCCGCTTTCGCGCGCTCCCGCGCGGCCCTGACATCCTCGGCGATGGAGGAGTCCCATGAACGCTGA